A genomic segment from Zonotrichia albicollis isolate bZonAlb1 unplaced genomic scaffold, bZonAlb1.hap1 Scaffold_433, whole genome shotgun sequence encodes:
- the LOC141727962 gene encoding E3 ubiquitin-protein ligase HUWE1-like isoform X2, which yields MCIISTIMESCPSTSSFYSSAAKPPHNGMNNIIRLFLKKGLVNDLARVPHSLDLSSPNMANTVNAALKPLETLSRIVNQPSGLFGAKGSSSKSKAEGNGGAREAGGGAPRWR from the exons ATGTGCATCATCAGCACCATCATGGAGTCGTGCCCGTCCACCTCGAGCTTCTACAGCAGCGCGGCCAAGCCGCCGCACAACGGCATGAACAACATCATCCGCCTGTTCCTCAAGAAGGGGCTGGTCAACGACCTGGCCCGCGTGCCCCACAGCCTCGACCTGTCCAG ccccaACATGGCCAACACGGTGAACGCGGCGCTGAAGCCGCTGGAGACGCTGTCGCGCATCGTGAACCAGCCCAGCGGGCTCTTCGGTGCCAAGGGCTCCTCCAGCAAGAGCAAGGCCGAGGGCAACGGGGGCGCCCGCGAGGCGGGGGGCGGCGCCCCCCGATGGAG GTGA